A single window of Candidatus Tanganyikabacteria bacterium DNA harbors:
- a CDS encoding phosphatase PAP2 family protein, producing the protein MVRSRRWRGAEIAALGLASLAAACGSGAELPGVRGAPGASGSEADPILKWNEVAAQCVADDHTGSHGPAEQGGPTLTSRAMAIVHLAMYDAFVEAASAARVRYPLDVAPAFRDRGAVEAAVAQACHDTLVALYPRKRYSVDRYLERTLAGIPVGAGRQEGVLAGSQAAAAILAERADDGAEYGQLPVYPPTGVPPLPGQHQPDPTNPDQGLLSPGWGHVRTFSGLDVTAAGVRAPSPPGMTDPAYAAAYEEVKRLGGDAISTATERTAEQTEIGLFWAYDGTAKLGAPPRFYNQLTRVIARQQRNSPAQNARLFALVNLAMADAGIACWDSKYFYNLWRPIVGIRQAETDGNGETGQDATWTPLGAPASNRTSDRNFTPPFPAYPSGHAAFGAATLRILRHFYGTDTIAFALKSDELSGRTTDYAGNHRSAVVRRYRSFSDAIAENARSRIYLGIHWAFDADEGIRQGIAVADHVHATMPLAAALDSP; encoded by the coding sequence GCAAGCGGCTCGGAGGCCGATCCCATCCTGAAGTGGAACGAGGTCGCCGCCCAGTGCGTCGCCGACGACCACACCGGCAGCCACGGCCCGGCCGAGCAGGGGGGACCGACGCTCACGTCGCGGGCCATGGCGATCGTCCACCTGGCCATGTACGATGCGTTCGTCGAAGCCGCCTCTGCCGCGCGGGTGCGCTATCCCCTCGACGTGGCCCCGGCATTCCGGGACCGGGGAGCCGTCGAGGCGGCAGTCGCTCAGGCCTGCCACGACACGCTCGTGGCTCTCTACCCGCGGAAGCGGTACTCGGTGGATCGCTACCTCGAGCGCACGCTGGCGGGAATTCCCGTCGGCGCGGGTCGCCAGGAGGGCGTCCTGGCAGGCAGCCAGGCCGCGGCCGCCATCCTGGCGGAGCGGGCCGACGACGGAGCGGAGTACGGCCAATTGCCGGTGTATCCGCCGACCGGCGTGCCGCCGTTGCCCGGGCAACATCAGCCCGATCCGACCAATCCCGACCAGGGCTTGCTGTCGCCCGGCTGGGGCCACGTGCGGACGTTTTCGGGACTCGACGTGACGGCGGCCGGGGTCCGGGCGCCAAGCCCGCCGGGCATGACCGATCCGGCCTACGCGGCCGCGTACGAGGAAGTGAAGCGGCTGGGCGGGGACGCCATCTCCACCGCGACCGAACGCACCGCCGAGCAGACCGAGATCGGCCTGTTCTGGGCCTACGACGGCACCGCGAAGCTCGGCGCGCCTCCCCGCTTCTACAACCAGCTCACGCGCGTCATTGCCCGGCAGCAACGCAACTCCCCCGCCCAGAACGCCCGCCTGTTCGCCCTGGTCAACCTGGCGATGGCCGACGCCGGCATCGCCTGCTGGGACAGCAAGTACTTCTACAACCTCTGGCGGCCGATAGTGGGCATTCGCCAGGCCGAGACGGACGGCAACGGCGAGACCGGCCAGGACGCCACCTGGACGCCGCTGGGCGCCCCCGCGAGCAACCGCACCAGCGACCGGAACTTCACTCCCCCCTTTCCGGCCTATCCGTCGGGCCATGCCGCATTCGGGGCCGCGACGCTGCGGATCCTGCGACACTTCTACGGCACGGACACCATCGCCTTCGCCCTGAAATCCGACGAATTGAGCGGCCGGACCACGGACTACGCCGGCAACCACCGCTCTGCCGTCGTCCGGCGCTACCGGAGCTTCTCGGACGCGATCGCGGAAAACGCGCGCAGCCGCATCTACCTTGGCATCCACTGGGCCTTCGACGCGGATGAAGGCATCAGGCAAGGCATCGCGGTGGCCGACCACGTCCACGCCACGATGCCCCTGGCCGCCGCGCTCGACAGCCCATGA